A part of Mucilaginibacter defluvii genomic DNA contains:
- a CDS encoding amidohydrolase/deacetylase family metallohydrolase has protein sequence MKKILVLILTALCLGNAVSAQTYSILIKDGHVIDPKNNIDEVMDVAIADGKIVKVAKNISGTAKQTVDAKGLYVTPGLIDIHSHNFFGTAPDHQYENGNLALPPDGFTFRNGVTTVVDAGSSGWRTFTTFKEQTIDQSQTRVLAFLNIVGEGMRGGYEQNLNDMDTRMSALMAKRFKNYIVGFKVAHYEGHDWSPVDRAVAAGKEAGNIPVMIDFGGSQPPLPIEELFMQHLRPGDIFTHCFAQINGREYIVDQQTQKVKPFVLEARKRGIYFDVGYGGISFAFSQAIPAAKEGFFPSSISTDIHTGSMNNAMKDMLTTMSKFLALGMDLKSVIKASTSNPAMEIKHEELGNLSVGAEADVAVLNIRKGKFGLFDYTGRKVETDKKLECELTIRAGKIVYDLNGIANPIAIR, from the coding sequence ATGAAAAAGATACTTGTTTTAATACTGACGGCGCTATGTTTGGGCAATGCGGTATCGGCACAAACCTATAGCATACTGATAAAGGACGGCCACGTTATCGACCCTAAGAATAACATTGACGAGGTAATGGATGTAGCCATTGCTGACGGCAAAATTGTTAAGGTAGCTAAAAACATCAGCGGTACTGCCAAACAAACGGTTGATGCGAAAGGCCTTTACGTTACACCCGGACTGATCGATATTCACTCGCATAATTTTTTTGGCACCGCGCCCGACCATCAGTATGAGAACGGCAACCTGGCCCTGCCGCCGGATGGCTTTACCTTTCGTAATGGTGTAACTACCGTGGTTGATGCAGGCAGTTCGGGCTGGCGTACTTTTACTACGTTTAAGGAGCAAACCATTGATCAATCGCAAACCCGGGTACTGGCTTTTTTGAACATTGTTGGCGAGGGAATGCGCGGTGGATACGAGCAGAATTTGAATGATATGGACACCCGCATGTCGGCATTAATGGCTAAACGGTTTAAAAACTACATTGTAGGCTTTAAAGTAGCGCATTATGAGGGGCACGACTGGTCGCCGGTTGACCGTGCCGTGGCCGCAGGCAAAGAGGCCGGTAATATACCTGTAATGATAGACTTTGGCGGAAGCCAACCGCCATTACCCATTGAAGAATTGTTTATGCAGCACCTGCGCCCCGGCGATATTTTTACACATTGCTTTGCGCAGATAAACGGCCGGGAATATATTGTTGATCAGCAAACGCAAAAGGTAAAGCCCTTTGTATTGGAGGCCCGCAAGCGCGGTATTTATTTTGATGTGGGTTATGGCGGCATCAGCTTTGCATTTTCGCAGGCCATACCGGCGGCAAAGGAGGGCTTTTTTCCGAGCTCTATCAGTACCGATATTCATACCGGCAGCATGAACAATGCCATGAAGGATATGTTGACAACCATGTCGAAATTCCTGGCTTTGGGTATGGATCTGAAAAGCGTGATCAAGGCTTCAACCTCAAACCCCGCTATGGAAATAAAACACGAGGAATTAGGCAACCTAAGCGTTGGCGCCGAGGCTGATGTGGCGGTATTAAACATCCGCAAAGGCAAATTCGGTTTGTTTGATTACACCGGCCGCAAGGTTGAAACGGATAAAAAACTGGAGTGCGAACTGACCATACGCGCAGGCAAAATAGTGTACGATCTGAATGGCATTGCCAATCCTATCGCAATCCGTTAA
- a CDS encoding aminotransferase class V-fold PLP-dependent enzyme, translated as MKRRNVIKSLSMLPFAGALTAKAASAVTPEATTAPKRDFFKELGVTPVINASVTMTFLSGSLMLPEVLEAINSTSYDFANLYELQDKVGAKIAEMLHCEAAMVTSGAACAMVLGTAACITGTDEQKIKMLPNLPGPRPEVIMQKSHRYLFDQAVLTTGAKIIEVEGAAAMAAAINSNTVMALFFNAAGKSSITHEEFLKVAKAKNIPTFLDAAADVPPVENLFKFQKMGFDLVTFSGGKMIRGPQSAGLLFGRKDLIAAARLNHSPHEAPIGRPMKVNKEEMFGMYAALKAYLERDHKKEWADWEQRTKTIGTKLETVPTVKTRMVVDPGPANAFPSLFVNWDRAKIKTTPKQVVAALKSGTPSIVANERDDSLIVGVVLLRPDQIDIVANRVKAILQQASA; from the coding sequence ATGAAACGTAGAAACGTTATAAAAAGCCTGTCAATGCTCCCCTTTGCGGGGGCGCTGACAGCTAAAGCAGCAAGCGCTGTTACCCCTGAAGCAACTACGGCACCTAAACGCGATTTTTTTAAAGAGCTTGGCGTTACCCCGGTGATAAACGCGTCGGTTACCATGACCTTTCTTTCAGGCTCGCTGATGCTGCCGGAGGTATTGGAGGCCATCAACTCCACCTCGTATGATTTTGCCAATCTTTATGAATTACAGGATAAAGTCGGTGCTAAAATTGCCGAAATGCTGCACTGCGAAGCGGCGATGGTAACATCAGGCGCGGCATGTGCCATGGTACTGGGCACAGCCGCCTGCATTACAGGTACCGATGAGCAAAAGATAAAAATGCTGCCCAACCTACCAGGCCCACGCCCCGAGGTAATCATGCAAAAATCGCACAGGTATTTGTTTGATCAGGCGGTGCTTACCACCGGCGCCAAAATTATTGAAGTTGAAGGTGCTGCCGCTATGGCTGCCGCTATAAACAGCAACACGGTAATGGCTTTGTTTTTTAACGCGGCCGGCAAAAGCAGCATTACCCACGAGGAGTTTTTAAAGGTAGCCAAGGCCAAAAATATCCCAACCTTTCTGGATGCAGCGGCAGATGTACCGCCTGTTGAAAACCTGTTCAAGTTTCAAAAGATGGGGTTTGACCTGGTAACCTTCTCTGGTGGTAAAATGATCCGCGGACCGCAAAGTGCCGGGTTGTTGTTTGGCCGTAAGGATCTGATAGCCGCGGCGCGTTTGAACCATAGTCCGCATGAGGCACCGATAGGCAGACCGATGAAGGTGAATAAAGAAGAAATGTTTGGTATGTATGCCGCTTTGAAGGCTTACCTGGAGCGTGACCATAAAAAGGAATGGGCCGACTGGGAACAGCGTACCAAGACCATCGGCACTAAACTGGAAACCGTACCGACTGTGAAAACCCGCATGGTGGTTGATCCGGGACCGGCAAACGCCTTCCCTAGCTTGTTTGTGAACTGGGATCGGGCTAAAATAAAAACCACCCCTAAACAGGTAGTCGCGGCATTAAAAAGCGGTACCCCAAGCATAGTGGCCAATGAGCGGGATGACTCGCTGATTGTTGGCGTAGTACTGTTACGTCCTGACCAGATAGATATCGTAGCTAACCGGGTTAAAGCTATTTTACAACAAGCATCAGCCTAA
- a CDS encoding RidA family protein, with amino-acid sequence MERRSIVKKMLASVAGLSVFGLAKAAPVQAAEEKEVNNVTMQDDVPLFSGSTKLGNMIFIAGKGAHTAPFEIKAHTEIVLKELEQELKKAGSSMEKVLKVNVYLNDIADYKGMNEVYKGRFGKKPPVRTTVAVAKGGVPGDSLVEMDCIAYV; translated from the coding sequence ATGGAAAGAAGATCGATCGTAAAAAAAATGTTGGCATCAGTAGCCGGTTTATCTGTTTTTGGCTTAGCTAAGGCAGCCCCGGTACAGGCGGCGGAAGAGAAGGAAGTAAACAATGTTACCATGCAGGATGATGTCCCGCTGTTTTCAGGCTCAACCAAACTGGGTAACATGATCTTTATAGCCGGTAAAGGCGCGCACACCGCACCGTTTGAAATTAAAGCCCACACCGAGATCGTGCTGAAAGAACTGGAGCAGGAGCTGAAAAAAGCGGGCTCATCAATGGAGAAAGTGCTGAAGGTGAATGTTTATCTGAACGATATTGCCGATTATAAGGGCATGAACGAGGTATACAAAGGCCGTTTCGGTAAAAAACCTCCGGTGCGTACCACAGTAGCTGTTGCCAAAGGCGGCGTACCCGGCGACTCGCTGGTTGAGATGGACTGCATTGCCTATGTATGA
- a CDS encoding SusD/RagB family nutrient-binding outer membrane lipoprotein, with protein MKRNLKKYIALLTVGILGLQACDKGFEEMNTNPNTSPNPTPAFVFTKSVLDGAGDVLNLLQGTMQYTTSYNDVAGFGAKYVLSQSQQSWTVFNNAYPKEINEITQVITALGSDAALSNQLQCARIWRAYCFSRITDLYGDVPYSQAGKGYTDDLYMPVYDEQKNIYADMLKELDEAATAINTTGAGFGAADLIYKGNMAQWKKFSYSLMLRLAMRMTKVDIAAAETWAKKAIAGGVILDDADVAKVTGYVLTGQDINKNPLALNLYNSDYIAANGNSNPEGGKFQDVFINFLKTNNDPRLGVLSVVWNGTTPDTISAIQKGMSAMLGTKPADFVTYSEPNPATILQFNSPYLLLTNAETNFLLAEAALRGWYTGASASVAYENGISAAMRQWAQFGTGAGNISDNQIQTYIRYHKLNTAGTVDAQLEQIYTQFWVGVYPNATETWNTYRRTGYPKLTPNNYVGNATGGKIFRRFLYPATEQNLNGTNYRAAIARQGPDEFLTRMWWDRP; from the coding sequence ATGAAAAGAAACTTAAAAAAATATATAGCGCTACTTACAGTTGGCATATTGGGTTTGCAGGCGTGCGATAAGGGTTTTGAGGAGATGAACACCAACCCTAACACATCACCTAACCCTACTCCGGCATTTGTGTTCACCAAATCAGTACTTGACGGTGCGGGCGATGTGCTTAACCTTTTACAAGGCACCATGCAGTACACTACCAGCTATAATGACGTGGCAGGCTTTGGAGCCAAGTATGTACTGAGCCAAAGCCAGCAATCGTGGACGGTATTCAACAACGCTTACCCGAAGGAAATAAATGAGATAACCCAGGTAATAACCGCTTTAGGGAGCGATGCCGCCCTGTCAAACCAATTGCAATGCGCACGTATATGGCGGGCCTATTGCTTTAGCCGCATTACGGATTTGTATGGCGATGTGCCCTACAGCCAGGCTGGTAAGGGCTATACGGATGATTTATATATGCCGGTTTACGATGAACAAAAAAACATCTACGCCGACATGTTGAAGGAGCTTGATGAGGCTGCCACTGCAATTAATACTACAGGTGCAGGCTTCGGCGCTGCCGACCTTATTTACAAAGGCAATATGGCTCAGTGGAAAAAGTTTTCCTACTCGTTAATGCTGCGTTTGGCCATGCGCATGACCAAGGTTGACATTGCCGCTGCCGAAACCTGGGCCAAAAAGGCTATTGCCGGTGGCGTGATACTGGATGATGCCGATGTTGCCAAGGTTACCGGTTACGTATTAACCGGGCAGGATATCAACAAAAACCCGCTCGCGTTGAATTTGTATAACTCCGATTATATTGCGGCTAACGGTAACAGTAACCCGGAAGGTGGAAAATTCCAAGATGTTTTCATTAACTTCCTGAAAACTAATAACGATCCGCGCCTGGGTGTGCTTTCGGTTGTATGGAATGGTACAACTCCCGATACTATATCAGCCATACAAAAAGGCATGTCGGCCATGTTGGGCACCAAACCGGCTGACTTTGTAACCTACTCGGAGCCTAACCCGGCAACCATATTACAATTTAATAGCCCGTACTTACTACTCACCAATGCCGAAACTAACTTTTTGTTGGCCGAGGCCGCTTTGCGCGGGTGGTACACAGGTGCATCGGCAAGTGTGGCTTACGAGAATGGCATAAGCGCCGCCATGAGGCAGTGGGCGCAGTTTGGTACCGGCGCGGGTAATATATCTGACAATCAGATACAAACTTACATCCGTTACCATAAGCTGAATACTGCCGGTACTGTTGATGCGCAGTTAGAGCAGATATACACCCAGTTTTGGGTGGGCGTTTACCCTAATGCTACCGAAACCTGGAATACCTACAGGCGCACCGGCTATCCTAAGCTTACCCCTAATAATTATGTGGGCAATGCTACCGGAGGTAAAATATTCAGGCGGTTTTTATACCCGGCAACGGAGCAAAATTTAAACGGAACCAACTACAGAGCAGCTATTGCCCGCCAGGGCCCGGATGAGTTTCTGACCCGCATGTGGTGGGATCGTCCATAA